A single Diceros bicornis minor isolate mBicDic1 chromosome 7, mDicBic1.mat.cur, whole genome shotgun sequence DNA region contains:
- the LOC131408117 gene encoding olfactory receptor 10A6-like has product MKRQNQSFVIEFILLGFSNSPELQEQLFGVFLIIYLVTLIGNAVIIVVISLEQSLHVPMYLFLLNLSLVDVNISAVIMPEMLVVLSTEKTSISFVSCFAQMYFVLFFCGTECFLLGAMAYDRFAAICHPLSYPMIMNRGVFMRLVILSWVLGFMLGTVQTSWVSSFPFCGPHEINHISCETPAMLDLVCADTFLFEIYAFTGTILIIVVPFLLILLSYVRILFAILKMPSTTGRQKAFSTCASHLTSVTLFYGTASITYLQPKSGYSPETKKLTSLSYSLLIPLLNPLIYSLRNSEMKRALMKLWQGKVDLHTF; this is encoded by the coding sequence ATGAAAAGGCAAAATCAGAGCTTTGTGATTGAATTCATCCTCTTGGGCTTTTCTAACTCTCCTGAACTCCAAGAGCAGCTCTTTGGGGTTTTCTTGATTATTTACCTGGTGACCCTGATAGGAAATGCCGTCATTATAGTCGTCATCTCCTTGGAACAGAGCCTCCACGTTCCCATGTACCTGTTTCTCCTAAACTTGTCTTTGGTGGATGTGAATATCAGTGCAGTCATCATGCCTGAAATGCTGGTGGTCCTCTCCACTGAGAAAACGTCAATTTCATTTGTGAGCTGTTTTGCACAgatgtattttgttctttttttttgtgggacAGAATGTTTTCTCCTGGGAGCAATGGCTTATGATCGATTTGCTGCAATCTGCCATCCTCTGAGCTACCCAATGATTATGAACAGAGGGGTTTTCATGAGATTAGTTATACTTTCATGGGtcttaggtttcatgttaggtaCTGTGCAAACATCATGGGTGTCTAGCTTTCCATTTTGTGGCCCCCATGAAATTAATCATATCTCTTGTGAAACTCCAGCAATGCTAGATCTTGTGTGTGCAGACACCTTTTTGTTTGAAATCTATGCATTCACTGGCACCATTTTGATTATCGTGGTTCCTTTCTTGTTGATACTCTTGTCTTATGTTCGGATTCTCTTTGCCATCCTGAAGATGCCATCAACCACTGGGAGGCAAAAGGCCTTTTCCACCTGTGCCTCCCACCTCACGTCTGTTACCCTCTTCTATGGCACAGCCAGTATAACTTATTTACAACCCAAATCTGGctactctccagaaaccaagaaACTGACGTCATTGTCTTACTCACTTCTTATACCTCTGCTGAATCCACTGATCTACAGCTTGCGAAACAGTGAAATGAAAAGAGCTTTGATGAAATTATGGCAAGGAAAAGTGGATTTACACACATTCTGA
- the LOC131408118 gene encoding olfactory receptor 10A3-like: MKRQNQSFVVEFILLGFSNFPELQEQVFGVFLVIYLVTLMGNAIIIVIISLEQSLHVPTYLFLLNLSVVEVGFSAVIMPEMLVVLSTQKTTITFSGCFAQMYFILFFGGMECFLLGAMAYDRFAAICHPLTYPMIMNKRIFMKLVMFSWVSGTMVATVQTTWVFSFPFCGPNEINHLSCETPAVLELVCADTFLFGIYAFTGTILIVIIPFLLILLSYVRILFAILKMPSTTGRQKAFSTCASHLTSVTLFYGTANMTYLQPKSGYSPETKKLMSLSYSLLTPLLNPLIYSLRNSEMKRALMKLWRRKVDLHTF; encoded by the coding sequence ATGAAAAGGCAAAATCAGAGCTTTGTGGTTGAATTCATCCTCTTGGGCTTTTCTAACTTTCCTGAACTCCAAGAGCAGGTATTTGGGGTTTTCTTGGTTATCTACCTGGTGACTCTGATGGGAAATGCCATCATTATAGTCATCATCTCCCTGGAACAGAGCCTCCATGTTCCCACGTACCTGTTCCTCCTGAACTTGTCTGTAGTGGAAGTGGGTTTCAGTGCAGTCATCATGCCTGAAATGCTGGTGGTCCTCTCCACTCAGAAAACTACGATTACTTTTTCAGGCTGTTTTGCACAgatgtatttcattcttttttttggtggaatGGAATGTTTTCTCCTGGGAGCAATGGCTTATGACCGATTTGCTGCAATCTGCCATCCTCTGACCTACCCAATGATTATGAACAAAAGGATTTTCATGAAATTAGTAATGTTCTCATGGGTCTCAGGAACCATGGTGGCTACTGTGCAGACCACGTGGGTTTTTAGTTTTCCCTTTTGTGGACCCAATGAAATTAATCATCTCTCTTGTGAAACCCCAGCAGTGCTAGAGCTTGTGTGTGCAGACACCTTTTTGTTTGGAATCTACGCGTTCACTGGCACCATTTTGATAGTCATAATTCCTTTCTTGTTGATACTCTTGTCTTATGTTCGGATTCTCTTTGCCATCCTGAAGATGCCATCAACCACTGGGAGACAAAAGGCCTTTTCCACCTGTGCCTCCCATCTCACGTCTGTTACCCTCTTCTATGGCACAGCAAATATGACTTATCTACAACCCAAATCTGGctactctccagaaaccaagaaGCTGATGTCATTGTCTTACTCACTTCTTACACCTCTGCTGAATCCACTGATCTACAGCTTGCGAAACAGTGAGATGAAAAGAGCTTTGATGAAATTATGGCGAAGAAAAGTGGATTTACACACATTCTGA
- the LOC131409146 gene encoding olfactory receptor 10A3-like, with protein MKRQNQSSVVEFILLGFSNFPELQEQLFGVFLVIYLVTLIGNAIIIVIISLEQSLHVPMYLFLLNLSLVNVGISAVIMPEMLVVFSSEKTSISFVSCFAQMYFLLLFGGTECFLLGAMAYDRFAAICHPLTYPMIMNKRVFINLVMFSWVSGIVVATVQTTWVFSFPFCGPNEINHLFCETLPVLELVCADTFLFEIYAFTGTLLIVMVPFLLILLSYVRILFAILKMPSTTGRQKAFSTCASHLTSVTLFYGTANMTYLQPKSGYSPETKKLMSLAYTLLTPLLNPLIYSLRNSEMKRALMKLWRRIVGLHTFRFGKPCDIWSLPD; from the coding sequence atgaaaagacaaaatcagAGCTCTGTGGTTGAATTCATCCTCTTGGGCTTTTCTAACTTTCCTGAACTCCAAGAGCAGCTCTTTGGGGTTTTCTTGGTTATCTACCTGGTGACTTTGATAGGAAATGCCATCATTATAGTCATCATCTCCCTGGAACAGAGCCTCCATGTTCCCATGTACCTGTTTCTCCTAAACTTGTCTTTGGTGAATGTGGGTATCAGTGCAGTCATTATGCCTGAAATGCTGGTGGTCTTCTCCTCTGAGAAAACGTCAATTTCATTTGTGAGCTGTTTTGCACAGAtgtatttccttcttctttttggtGGGACAGAATGTTTTCTCCTGGGGGCAATGGCTTATGATCGATTTGCTGCAATCTGCCATCCTCTGACCTACCCAATGATTATGAACAAAAGGGTTTTCATCAATCTAGTAATGTTCTCATGGGTCTCCGGGATCGTGGTGGCTACTGTGCAGACCACATGGGTTTTTAGTTTTCCCTTTTGTGGCCCCAATGAAATTAATCATCTCTTCTGTGAGACTCTCCCAGTGCTAGAGCTTGTGTGTGCAGACACCTTTTTGTTTGAAATCTACGCATTCACTGGCACCCTTTTGATAGTCATGGTTCCTTTCTTGTTGATACTCTTGTCTTATGTTAGGATTCTCTTTGCCATCCTGAAGATGCCATCAACCACTGGGAGGCAAAAGGCCTTTTCCACCTGTGCCTCCCATCTCACATCTGTTACCCTCTTCTATGGCACAGCCAATATGACTTATCTGCAACCCAAATCTGGCTACTCTCCAGAGACCAAGAAGCTGATGTCATTGGCTTACACGTTGCTTACACCTCTGCTGAATCCACTGATCTACAGCTTGCGAAACAGTGAAATGAAAAGAGCTTTGATGAAATTATGGAGAAGAATAGTGGGCTTGCACACATTCCGTTTTGGGAAGCCATGTGATATTTGGTCCCTGCCTGATTAA
- the LOC131408119 gene encoding LOW QUALITY PROTEIN: olfactory receptor 10A3-like (The sequence of the model RefSeq protein was modified relative to this genomic sequence to represent the inferred CDS: substituted 1 base at 1 genomic stop codon) — protein sequence MKRQNQSSVVEFILLGFSNFPELQEQLFGVFLVIYLVTLMGNAIIIVVISLGQSLHVPMYLFLLNLSLVDVSFSAVIIPEMLAVLSTQKISISFVSCFAQMYFLLLFGGTECFLLGAMAYDRFAAICHPLTYPMIMNKRVFINLVMFSWVSGIVVATVQTTXVFSFPFCGPNEINHLFCETPPVLELVCADTFLFEIYAFTGTILIVVVPFLLILLSYVRILFAILKMPSTTGRQKAFSTCASHLTSVTLFYGTANMTYLQPKSGYSPETKKLMSLAYTLLTPLLNPLIYSLRNSEMKRALMKLWRRKVDLHTF from the coding sequence atgaaaaggcaaaatcAGAGCTCTGTGGTTGAATTCATCCTCTTGGGCTTTTCCAACTTTCCTGAACTCCAAGAGCAGCTCTTTGGGGTTTTCTTGGTTATCTACCTGGTGACTCTGATGGGAAATGCCATTATTATAGTTGTCATCTCCCTGGGACAGAGCCTCCACGTTCCCATGTACCTGTTTCTCCTGAACTTGTCTTTGGTGGATGTGAGTTTCAGTGCGGTCATTATACCTGAAATGCTGGCGGTCCTCTCCACTCAGAAAATATCAATTTCATTTGTGAGCTGTTTTGCACAGAtgtatttccttcttctttttggtGGGACAGAATGTTTTCTCCTGGGGGCAATGGCTTATGATCGATTTGCTGCAATCTGCCATCCTCTGACCTACCCAATGATTATGAACAAAAGGGTTTTCATCAATCTAGTAATGTTCTCATGGGTCTCCGGGATTGTGGTGGCTACTGTGCAGACCACATGAGTTTTTAGTTTTCCCTTTTGTGGCCCCAATGAAATTAATCATCTCTTCTGTGAGACTCCCCCAGTACTAGAGCTTGTGTGTGCAGACACTTTTTTGTTTGAAATCTACGCATTCACTGGTACCATTTTGATAGTTGTGGTTCCTTTCTTGTTGATACTCTTGTCTTATGTTCGGATTCTCTTTGCCATCCTGAAGATGCCATCAACCACTGGGAGGCAAAAGGCCTTTTCCACCTGTGCCTCCCATCTCACGTCTGTTACCCTCTTCTATGGCACAGCCAATATGACTTATCTGCAACCCAAATCTGGCTACTCTCCAGAGACCAAGAAGCTGATGTCATTGGCTTACACATTGCTTACACCTCTGCTGAATCCACTGATCTACAGCTTGCGAAACAGTGAGATGAAAAGAGCTTTGATGAAATTATGGCGAAGAAAAGTGGATTTACACACATTCTGA